Genomic segment of Engystomops pustulosus chromosome 8, aEngPut4.maternal, whole genome shotgun sequence:
TTCACTAATCAGggaacagcttttttttttttatatgaccaGCGGTTTCTCAGAGCAGAGGTTAAGGAGTGTTCTGTGCTCAGTGAAGAGTatcccaagtccagctacaatcctggaatataaatccacatttttAAGATTTTGCTACTATCAACATGTACAAAGCTTTGCTGTCACATCTCTCTGGGAACTATACCTACCTACGGCTatggagagcacagcagtgtgaggtgtcattgCACATCCATCCAGGGTTAATACAGAACACTcacagcgcagagcacagcagtgtgaggacacgtccccaATGCatctggagaagctacaatcctgacaggttccttttaggaTGGACGCCGCACTGGCCGGAGGATTTAATAGCCCCCCGGGGCCCTGGTGTCCACTCTGGGAGATCCCTCTTCTGCCTGTGTGAAGGGAAGCAGAGGATTGGGAGCCATGTATCAAGTAATCCTTCACCAcctctgctgctgtcagtgaatggagactCTTGTGGTCATAGCAATGGATTTGAACCTGAACTGACGTCCTGGCTCTTAGCTGAGgttgtgttacaatgtatcagtcaggaATGTAAGGTCTCAGCtcttctgttacaatgtatcagtcaggaATGTAAGGTCTCGGCtcttctgttacaatgtatcagtcaggaATGTAAGGTCTCGGCtcttctgttacaatgtatcagtcaggaTTGTAGCCTTATAATAACGTCTcggctcttctctcctgctccgttgggggttgtagtccccTCATCTATAGATGGAGCTGCGGTTATAAATGGCCGGCACATGCTTGATGACATCAGCAACCGCCTGAGCGCCTAGCAAcccttgtttccatgacagcagAGTGGCAGTTAGTGTAGCCTGAGCGCAGGACGGGGAATAACCTGCGGCCCCTCCCCCCGGATACAGGATAATGTATGGATGTAATGTAGTGGTGTGAGAGGTAGATGGCGCCaccagacacactgccccccgatTCATACTAAGGCCTTATTGGCTGTTATTAGGTTAGCTCCTCCCCATCATAGGAGCCTCTGGTCCTGTGGGGGCGGGCTTTATTGGCTATTATTAGGGTAGCTCCTCCCCATCATAGGAGCCTCTGGTCCTGTGGGGGCGGGCTTTATTGGCTATTATTAGGGTAGCTCCTCCCCATCATAGGAGCCTCTGGTCCTGCGGGGGTGGGCTTTATTGGCTATTATTAGGGTAACTCCTCCCCATCATAGGAGCCTCTGGTCCTGCGGGGGTGGGCTTTATTGGCTATTATTAGGGTAGCTCCTCCCCATCATAGGAGCCTCTGGTCCTGCGGGGGTGGGCTTTATTGGATATTATTAGGGTAGCTCCTCCCCTTAATAGGAGCCTCTGGTCCTGTGGGGGCGGGCTTTATTGGCTATTATTAGGGTAGCTCCTCCCCATCATAGGAGCCTCTGGTCCTGCGGGGGCGGGCTTTATTGGCTATTATTAGGGTAACTCCTCCCCATCATAGGAGCCTCTGGTCCTGCGGGGGTGGGCTTTATTGGATATTATTAGGGTAGCTCCTCCTCATCATAGGAGCCCCTGGTTATGTGGAGGCGGGGTCAGCCCTCATTAGCTATTATTAGGgtagctcctccccatcctagGAGCCTCTGCGGGGGCGGGGTCAGTGCTCCTGAATACCTGTTATTATTGGTCAGGCTCAGGTGTGCGCCGTAGCAGATGGAGGAGAACGACCCGAATACAGGGAGGAAggaggagcgcagctctggaggagAAATGCAGGTTCTAACCCGAGTCATGATGGAAGAGAAAACCTGGGTCCAAAGCGCAACTGAGATCCTGGAGTCCACAGAGGTAAAGCACCCGGAGCAGGAGGGGCcgaactgatacattgtaacaaactatcaggACGTGGGCGGGATCTGATGTGTAACGGAGCCTCAGTACATGgcggcagcaagcagagatactaCAGAGGCCATTACCCCTGTCAGTACCTCTGCTGCCTGTCAGACGTGATGTGACTGACTCTCACCTTCCTTGCAGCCGGCACATGAGCCCACGGAGGGCGCCCTTGGCCACGCCTCGGAGGGGCTAGATCCCTCCCCCTTGGCTTTCCAGGCCTCCTTCCAGATTGGGAATTCGCTGCTGGAGCAGAATAACCTGGAAGAATACAGAGCGCTGTTCCGGAACCAGCACCAGCTCAGAACCAGCTATGGAGCCTTCCTGGAGACCGTACAAAGTGCACCAGAGGGTAACAACCCCGGGCCCCTGTGCACTTCAGGCCCATGTGCCCCCTATTATGGGCCTCTGTGAGCCCATTGCCACGGGGTCTTGTGCACCCCCAGGCCCCTGCCCCAGGTACCCAAGTCACTGGGCACCATCACATATTAcacggtgcagcagcgacatctactGGCAGAGAAGCAGAATGCATCTATACTACAGCACATTGTCCCTAAGCTCCTCACACCCGGTGTATGAGAGGTCACTGGGGGGCCAGTCACTCACCCCTCTCCATGTGCCGGACGCCTGAGCACATACGTGTAACACGCAGTCACATCACACGCCAAGGCTGACACATTGTAAGACGCTGCCTCTCTCCTTACAGCCGAGAAGAGAccggatgatgggagtgatggcaGGTAAGGACACGGCGCACGGCGTTAGTGGCGTCATCTCTCCGTTATTTCTCATCTTCTTATCTTCTGCTGACAGAACATGGACCCCGGGACTATGGACCGGGACACAGAATGTGAGGACTATTCCGGGGTCCGGGGATGGGGGTCCTGACTGACCCCATGATAACTGTTTATGTCCTACAGGGAGAAGATGTGACCAGAAGCCAAGATGTGACTGACAGGACGTCACATCACAAGCAGGTACCAGAACCGGACCCACAGTACAAAGCCTAGAGGATGAGTGGACCGGGTTCTGATATAGAGAGAACCGGATCAGAACGGGAGGtgactgtatattatagagagaaCCGGATCAGAGCCGGAGGtgactgtatattatagagagaaCCGGATCAGAGCCGGAGGtgactgtatattatagagagaaCCGGATCAGCGCAGGAGGGCACCGTATATTATAGAGAGAATCGGATCAGAGCGGGAAGcgactgtatattatagagagaaccggatcagcgcaggaggtgactgtatattatagagagaaCCGGATCAGAGCGGGAGGtgactgtatattatagagagaaCCGGATCAGAGCGGGAGGtgactgtatattatagagagaaCCGGATCAGAGCGGGAAGcgactgtatattatagagagaaCCGGATCAGCGCGGGAGGtgactgtatattatagagagaaCCGGATCAGAGCGGGAGGtgactgtatattatagagagaaCCGGATCAGCGCGGGAGGtgactgtatattatagagagaaCCGGATCAGAGCGGGAAGcgactgtatattatagagagaaCCGGATCAGAGCGGGAAGcgactgtatattatagagagaaCCGGATCAGAGCCGGAGGtgactgtatattatagagagaaCCGGATCAGAGCCGGAGGtgactgtatattatagagagaaCCGGATCAGAGCGGGAAGcgactgtatattatagagagaaCCGGATCAGCGCGGGAGGtgactgtatattatagagagaaCCGGATCAGCGCATGAGGcgactgtatattatagagagaaCCGGATCAGAGCCGGAGGtgactgtatattatagagagaaCCGGATCAGAGCCGGAGGtgactgtatattatagagagaaCCGGATCAGAGCCAGAAGTGATTGTATATAATAGAGAGAACCGGATGGGAGTAGTTGTCACACATGGTCATAGTTCTTACATTTTATAGTCTTCTCCTTCCAGCTGGAGACGGTACGTAGCGAGGAGAACATTGGTGGAGCCTTCCTGACCCAGCGCCGCCGCTCCCCGCGCCATTCCTTATCTTCCTTCTCTGATGGACGCTCCCCGTTACTGTCTGAGGAGGAGCTCAACGTCTTTCAGGTGTGCGGGGGGACACGGGGCGCAGGTGCGCGGGGGGACATGGGGGTAATAAGTACCAGATGTGTGACCCCGGTTGTGTTCCCCCGCAGCCCGTCCCGCTCTCTCCAGGCAGTGGATCCTCCAGTCGTTTCACCAATCGGATCGCACAGTGGAATCGTCCGGGGTCTGACAGTGACGTGGAGGGGGCCGCCAGACCCCCCTCACCCTGAACATGGAATAAATATGTATTTACCTTCCCCGCccgctgtgtcctccctgtgctgcccctcgcCCCATAATCAGGGTCACAGCTCCTGTTAGGTAGACGGTGACCCCTGACCTTGTGTAGATGTACAGCGATTCAGGGTCAGCAGGTTTGGGGTGACAAATCTCTCCAGAAATACTGTAATGGTGGAAGAACCCGCTGAGCAGGCGCGGACGCCCCACACCGGGTGACATCTTATGTGGTGGTCCTCATCATGTCCTGGATGAGAGGAGGAGCCGCCTGCAGTACCCGCTGCCTCCATCAGGTGGCGCCGTTACCTATTACTATTCTCCAGGACCTCCGCTAGGAGCCGCTCTACCCTTCCCCTGCGCTCTATGATATTTCTGGAGATGCTCTACCTCTGCTGCACCTTCTCACTGCTCCTGCAGGCGACGCTCTGTCCTCCACCTCTCGCTTGTGCCGCAGCGGTTGCCAGGGAGCCAGAGTCCGGCCAGTGACGTCACGGAACAAGATGTCGGAAGAGAATATTTTCCTGTTTGTGCCCAATCTGATCGGTAAGAATCGGGCGTGGAGATCGGATAATGGCGGCCGGTGCCTCAGTCGCGGAGTTTCCAGCTAATATCGAGCACAAATCGGTCCAATTACCACCGACTCCTCATTACACATCAACTTCATGAGTGGGGAAAGGCTCCAGAGGTTGAGCTTCTGCACAGCTGGGgggttgttacagtgtgtcagtgtcACTGCAGTCCTATACATTGCTGGGATGTggctgcactgacacattgtaacaaaccgtCCCCTGTTATTGGCTCCAGTTGTCCTCATGCATTGGGCTCAGACTGTGGTCAGGCAGCTATGGGGTACGGATAGAGGTGCATGAGGTGTGATCATCaccgcagcagaatagtgagtgcagctctgcggtgtAATGAGGGCTGTGTTATcccctgcagcagaatagtgagtgcagctctgcggtgtAATGAGGGCTGTGTTCTCtcccgcagcagaatagtgagtgcagctctgtggtgtAATGAGGGCTGTGTTATCCCAGcagctgaatagtgagtgcagctctgcagtgtaATGAGGGCTGTGTTATcccctgcagcagaatagtgagtgcagctctgcggtgtAATGAGGGCTGTGTTATCccccgcagcagaatagtgagtgcagctctgcagtgtaATGAGGGCTGTGTTCtctcctgcagcagaatagtgagtgcagctctgcagtgtaATGAGGGCTGTGTTCtctcctgcagcagaatagtgagtgcagctctgcagtgtaATGAGGGCTGTGTTCtctcctgcagcagaatagtgagtgcagctctgcagtgtaATGAGGGCTGTGTTCtctcctgcagcagaatagtgagtgcagctctgcagtgtaATGAGGGCTGTGTTCtctcctgcagcagaatagtgagtgcagctctgtggtgtAATGAGGGCTGTGTTATCCCAGcagctgaatagtgagtgcagctctgcagtgtaATGAGGGTTGTGTTATcccctgcagcagaatagtgagtgcagctctgcggtgtAATGAGGGCTGTGTTATCccccgcagcagaatagtgagtgcagctctgcggtgtAATGAGGGCTGTGTTAtccccggcagcagaatagtgagtgcagctctgcagtgtaATGAGGGCTGTGTTAtccccggcagcagaatagtgagtgcagctctgtggtgtAATGAGGGCTGTGTTATCcctggcagcagaatagtgagtgcagctctgcggtgtAATGAGGGCTGTGTTAtccccggcagcagaatagtgagtgcagcactgcaGTGTAATGAGGGCTGTGTTAtccccggcagcagaatagtgagtgcagctctgcggtgtAATGAGGGCTGTGTTCTCtcccgcagcagaatagtgagtgccgctctgtGGTGTAATGAGGGCTGTGTTCTCTCCCgccgcagaatagtgagtgccgctctgcGGTGTAATGAGGGCTGTGTTAtccccggcagcagaatagtgagtgcagctctgcggtgtAATGAGGGCTGTGTTAtccccggcagcagaatagtgagtgcagcactgcaGTGTAATGAGGGCTGTGTTAtccccggcagcagaatagtgagtgcagctctgcggtgtAATGAGGGCTGTGTTCTCtcccgcagcagaatagtgagtgccgctctgtGGTGTAATGAGGGCTATGTTCTCtcccgcagcagaatagtgagtgccgctctgcGGTGTAATGAGGGCTGTGTTAtccccggcagcagaatagtgagtgcagctctgcagtgtaATGAGGGCCGTGTTCTCtcccgcagcagaatagtgagtgccgctctgtGGTGTAATGAGGGCTATGTTCTCtcccgcagcagaatagtgagtgccgctctgcGGTGTAATGAGGGCTGTGTTAtccccggcagcagaatagtgagtgcagctctgcagtgtaATGAGGGCCGTGTTCTCtcccgcagcagaatagtgagtgcagctctgcagtgtaATGAGGGCTGTGTTATCccccgcagcagaatagtgagtgcagctctgcggtgtAATGAGGGCTGTGTTCTCtcccgcagcagaatagtgagtgcagctctgcagtgtaATGAGGGCTGTGTTATCccccgcagcagaatagtgagtgcagctctgcagtgtaATGAGGGCCGTGTTCTCtcccgcagcagaatagtgagtgcagctctgcagtgtaATGAGGGCTGTGTTATCccccgcagcagaatagtgagtgcagctctgcagtgtaATGAGGGCTGTGTTATCccccgcagcagaatagtgagtgcagctctgcggtgtAATGAGGGCTGTGTTATCccccgcagcagaatagtgagtgcagctctgcggtgtAATGAGGGCCGTGTTCACtcccgcagcagaatagtgagtgcagctctgcagtgtaATGAGGGCTGTGTTCTCTCCCGCAGGCTATGCCCGGATCCTCTTTGCCTTCGTCGCCTTCTATTTCATGCCGACCTCCCCCCTGGTGGCTTCCACCTTCTATCTGCTCAGTGGCCTCCTGGACGCCTTTGATGGACACGCAGCTCGAGCGCTCAACCAAGGTGAGGCACGCGGCAGGGGAGGCGCCGGGCCCCGCACGCAGCAGGGTAATAACGTGTTCTTTCCTCCAGGCACCAAGTTTGGCGCCATGCTGGACATGCTGACTGACCGCTGCGCCACCATGTGCCTGCTGGTGAACCTGTCCCTGCTGTACCCGGCGTACACCCTGCTGTTCCAGCTGAGCATGAGCCTGGACATCGCCAGCCACTGGCTGCACCTGCACAGGTATCCAGGGGACACAGGCGCGCACACCAAGGGTTAATTACCGGTACTGCCCCCTGCGGTGTGGGTGCAAGATGAGACCTCCCCTCATCCAGGGATCTAATACCTGCCAGACTGTTCATCAGGGGCTCCTATAGCACCGAGGAGCAGAGCGCTGGTGTCAAAGATTAACCTGAGTCTATACTACTAGTTACATAGTTTCAGATTACATCGGGCTTGAGGTtccgtgagctacagaaccggagatacaggcagcaAAAGAAAAGAAATGGATGTTTTTCTGCGGCTCACATCTCCAGCTGTGTATTTACCTACCTGTATCTCCAGAAACACAAGTCTGATGTGGTTTTAGAGATGAGATTCATATCTTTACGATGACACCAGGTATCATTCCACTTCAGCCTCTAAAGTTGCCTCATCTCAGGCAACCTGACTCTTCTGTGCTCAGTGTCACATGGCTTTGGggagatattttttttataggtaaagagggaaagacatttcatacctgaccagagggggggggggggggggggcggagtttGATGGGTTAAATCTGGTGATGTGTTCCGGGTGTCATCCGTCTCATCTGTTCCTTTCTTATTGTCACCAGCTCAACCCTAAAGGGCAGCGACAGCCACAAGAGCATCGACCTGTCCGGTAACCCGGTGCTGCGCCTCTATTACACCTCCCGGGTATGTGTGACGCCTCATGCACGGGGTCCGGGGGGCTCGGAGCGTGTTCCTGTATTAATGACTTGTTCTTCTCGCAGCCGGTCCTGTTCTTCATGTGCGCTGGGAACGAGCTCTTCTACTGCATGTTGTACCTGCTGCACTTCAGCGAGGGACCAGCAGGTGGGCGCTATTCTcactatccccctccccccattactGGTGTGTGCAGAGCTATACACGGGGGCACGGGTTATAATAGAGGATTCATTTGGGGTGCCCCTCTGTACTAATGTCTCAGCACCCTCCGCagtgtgtagtgttatacatggggtgatatatttggggtcccctccccctccgcagtgtgtagtgttatacatgggGTGATTGGTGATATATTTGGGGTCCCCTCCCCCTCCgcagtgtgtgtaatgttatACACAGGGTGGTTGATGATATATTTGGGGTGCCCCTCTGTACTAATGTCTCAGCACCCTCCGCagtgtgtagtgttatacatgggGTGATTGGTGATATATTTGGGGTCCCCTCCCCCTCCgcagtgtgtgtaatgttatACACAGGGTGGTTGATGATATATTTGGGGTGCCCCTCTGTACTAATGTCTCAGCACCCTCCGCagtgtgtagtgttatacatgggGTGATTGGTGATATATTTGGGGTCCCCTCCCCCTCCGCagtgtgtagtgttatacatgggGTGATTGGTGATATATTTGGGGTCCCCTCCCCCTCCGCagtgtgtagtgttatacatggggtgatatatttggggtcccctccccctccgcagtgtgtagtgttatacatgggGTGATTGGTGATATATTTGGGGTCCCCTCCCCCTCCGCagtgtgtagtgttatacatgggGTGATTAGTGATATATTTGGGGTCCCCTCCCCCTCCGCagtgtgtagtgttatacatgggGTGATTGGTGATATATTTGGGGTGCCCTCCCCCTCCGCagtgtgtagtgttatacatgggGTGATTGGTGATATATTTGGGGTCTCCTCCCCCTCCGCagtgtgtagtgttatacatgggGTGATTGGTGATATATTTGGGGTGCCCTCCCCCTCCGCagtgtgtagtgttatacatgggGTGATTGGTGATATATTTGGGGTGCCCTCCCCCTCCGCagtgtgtagtgttatacatgggGTGATTGGTGATATATTTGGGGTGCCCTCCCCCTCCGCagtgtgtagtgttatacatgggGTGATTGGTGATATATTTGGGGTGCCCTCCCCCTCCGCagtgtgtagtgttatacatgggGTGATTGGTGATATATTTGGGGTCCCCTCCCCCTCCGCagtgtgtagtgttatacatgggGTGATTGGTGATATATTTGGGGTGCCCTCCCCCTCCGCagtgtgtagtgttatacatgggGTGATTGGTGATATATTTGGGGTCTCCTCCCCCTCCGCagtgtgtagtgttatacatgggGTGATTGGTGATATATTTGGGGTGCCCTCCCCCTCCGCagtgtgtagtgttatacatgggGTGATTGGTGATATATTTGGGGTCCCCTCCCCCTCCGCagtgtgtagtgttatacatgggGTGATTGGTGATATATTTGGGGTGCCCTCCCCCTCCGCagtgtgtagtgttatacatgggGTGATTGGTGATATATTTGGGGTGCCCTCCCCCTCCGCagtgtgtagtgttatacatgggGTGATTGGTGATATATTTGGGGTGCCCTCCCCCTCCGCagtgtgtagtgttatacatgggGTGATTGGTGATATATTTGGGGTCTCCTCCCCCTCCGCagtgtgtagtgttatacatgggGTGATTGGTGATATATTTGGGGTCTCCTCCCCCTCCGCagtgtgtagtgttatacatgggGTGATTGGTGATATATTTGGGGTGCCCTCCCCCTCCGCagtgtgtagtgttatacatgggGTGATTGGTGATATATTTGGGGTCTCCTCCCCCTCCGCagtgtgtagtgttatacatgggGTGATTGGTGATATATTTGGGGTGCCCTCCCCCTCCGCagtgtgtagtgttatacatgggGTGATTGGTGATATATTTGGGGTCCCCTCCCCCTCCGCagtgtgtagtgttatacatgggGTGATTGGTGATATATTTGGGGTGCCCTCCCCCTCCGCagtgtgtagtgttatacatgggGTGATTGGTGATATATTTGGGGTGCCCTCCCCCTCCGCagtgtgtagtgttatacatgggGTGATTGGTGATATATTTGGGGTCTCCTCCCCCTCCGCagtgtgtagtgttatacatgggGTGATTGGTGATATATTTGGGGTGCCCTCCCCCTCCGCagtgtgtagtgttatacatgggGTGATTGGTGATATATTTGGGGTGCCCTCCCCCTCCgcagtgtgtgtaatgttatACACAGGGTGGTTGATGATATATTTGGGGTGCCCCTCTGTACTAACGTCTCCTCCCCCCCGCAGTGTGTAGTGATATATTTGGGGTGACCCTCTGTACTAACGTCTCCTCCCCCCGCAGTGTCTTTGGGCCCCCTGGGGGCGGTGGGCCTCTTCCGGCTGGTGGTCCGGctctgctgcccggtgtctctggtGAAGTCCCTCATCAGCCTCCTGCACCTGGTGACTGCGTCCTGTAACATGGCCGCCCTGGACCGCGCCGAGCGCG
This window contains:
- the CDIPT gene encoding CDP-diacylglycerol--inositol 3-phosphatidyltransferase; this translates as MSEENIFLFVPNLIGYARILFAFVAFYFMPTSPLVASTFYLLSGLLDAFDGHAARALNQGTKFGAMLDMLTDRCATMCLLVNLSLLYPAYTLLFQLSMSLDIASHWLHLHSSTLKGSDSHKSIDLSGNPVLRLYYTSRPVLFFMCAGNELFYCMLYLLHFSEGPAVSLGPLGAVGLFRLVVRLCCPVSLVKSLISLLHLVTASCNMAALDRAERAKKK